AACAAGTTTTACAGGAATTCTTGCGCTTTCGAGAAACGACTCTCACCCGTCAGTATGGCGATGAGTTGCAACAGGCCAGCGATCGCTTACACCTAGTGGAGGGTTTATTATTAGCTTTGCAGAATATCGATCGAGTGGTGGATATTCTCAAAAATGCTCCCGATGGGACGACGGCTAAGTATCGTTTTCAGGCAGAATTAGGCATTAGTGACCCTCAAGCTGATTCTATCTTGGCTATGCCCCTACGTCGTTTAACCGGTTTGGAAAGACAAAAGTTAGAGACGGAAGCGACGGAATTACAAACAAAAATTCAACAGTTAGAAACCCTCCTCCATAACCGTCAGGAGTTTCTCAAGTCTCTGAAAAAAGAATTGCGCTCTTTAAAGAAAAAATTCGCCGATAGCAGACGGACAAAAATTCGCACAGGGAAGTCGGGGGACAGGAGACAGGAGACAGGAGACGGGAAGCAGCAGGCAGCAGGGAAGAAACAGGAGACAGTCCCGATGAAAAAATTTTCACCCCCACAGATGAAAGAGGTTTCTTTCCCCACACCCCACACCCCACACCCCACACCCTCTTTGAAGGCAGAAGTTAAAAAACAGGAGAATAAAGTTAAGAAAAAGCCTGAGAGTGAGAATGCACCGAGTTTAAGCCTATTTACGCCCCAAGAACCCCCAGAAAATGCAATTTTATTGCTTGATGCCGAAGATAAAATTAGTTGGACGACACCAGAAGAGCGAGCGCCGGACCAGGGTTTAATTATCTATCAACAGGCGATCGAAAAACGGGAAAATTTCCTAGTTATCCTCGATAATGCTAAAGCTTACCCGATTGCTACCCGGGAAGTCCCCCCGCAAGCGAATCAACCAGTGTTAATCTCCAGTCTGCTGACCAAAACCGCCCAAAAAGAGTCAGAAGCCGTGTTAAATCAATTTTTCTTGACGGAACCTCAAAAAACTCAAGAATTGCTTTTACTGAGTCAACAAGGGCGAATAAAGCGGCTTCCCATCGATGAATTAGAGGGGGTTGGTAGTCGGGGTTTGTCCCTGATGAAATTGAAAGAAGACGATCGCCTATATGGTGCTATTTTTACTCACGAGGGCCTGGACTTAGCGATCGCCACCAGTAGCGGTCGAGTGTTACGTTATCCCGTGCGCGAGGAATTATTGCCAATGATGAGTAAATCCGCTCAGGGTTTGGCAATTTTGCGATTGCGCTACGGGGAACATCTAGCCGGCTGTGTTTCTCTCCCCCATCGGGAAAATCTGCTCCTGATTTCGGGATTGGGTTACGCGAAAAGACTGGCGATCGAGAATTTACGTTTATCACAATTAGGCGATCTTGGTTCACCCGCTTTACAATTCGTCAACAAACAGGATAGTTTAGCGGCTATGGTAGCGGCGCGGCCGGGGAGTATAGTGTTATTAAGTACCAATCAGAATCGAAAACTACCCTTAGAGGTAGAAACTGTGACGGTTACGGGTAAAGACGGGACAGGTTCACAATTAGTGAAACTCAACCCCACAGAAAAAATTATCAAAGCACAATTGTTACAGGACACCTCGAATAGGGGATTTTGTTAACAAAGTGTTGGTCGAGGAAATCTCCTAGATATACAGTGGTGAAGAGGGAATAATTTTAAATAACTAACAAGGCTCTCCGTCACTCAAAATTTGATTTTTCGAGCTGTCTTAGAAATAACGCCCTGGTTATTGAGTAAAATTAAACTTTTTCTGCCCATCAACTTAAAAACTTGCGTTTTTTGGATCATCTTAGCATAGAGGAAGGAGTAGTATGAGTTAAAGCAAAGTTGATTTGTTAATTTTGTCTATCAGTGTAATCTGGGTTAAATCTCTCACTTTTTTCCCTGATCAATTACTAAGAGGCAAGATTAGACGGACTTAAGTTACATATCTTGATAATTCAAAAAACTCTCAACCGCTTATTCCTCCTGCCTCCTGCCTTGCTAAAACGCATCTAAGATGCGTTTTAGCTTACCCCGATCAATTGGACTTATTGATAAAATCTTCGCACTAATTGAGAATAACCCAAGATTTCATGAGGGTTTCGGGCTGTGCAATACTGAAGTAAATCTATTTTTTGAGCTACCCTACACCGTCTCTAAGTCAATGGCGAAAAAACCGAAAAATGTTGCGCGTAAACACCGGCATTGGCAAAGATGGTTAAAACTAACTCTGGTGGCAGTTTTTGGGTTTATTATCCTTAATTTAGCGACTAATTTAGCCATCTGCTGGTCAATTAATCAACAAAAACCCGTTGAGGCCATCTTAGTTTTGGGGGGCAGCATTCGTCGGGAAATTTATGTAGCCAATCTAGCCCAGCAATACCCCGATATACCGATTTTAATTTCCCAAGGCTCGGAAGATCCCTGTATTTTATTACTATTTGAACGGGCAAAAGCACCAAAAACTAACGTCTGGTTAGAAAAGTGTGCTGATTCTACCTTCGGCAATTTTTTCTTTGCTGTGCCAATTTTAAAACAATGGGGAGTACATAAAGTAAAAGTTGTCACCTCTCCTACTCATTTACCCCGCGCTAAATGGTTAGCAGAAATTCACTTGCAATCCCACGGTATAGCAGTAGAAATAGATGCAGTCCGAGAAATTGGTATCCCGGGTAATAACGAATCAAAGCTAAAAACTGGGTTGGATGTGACTAGAAGTATAATTTGGGCTTTTGTCGGACAATTAATCTCTCCCCCCTGTTGGCAAGTCATCCCCTTAAATTCCGTTGATTTAGAAGCTTGGCGCGATGAAGGTTTTAAATGTGAATATCAAGGTAAGATCAGGTAAACAATCCTCTCCCAGTTAGTTTTTTAGCGGCTGTATCCCATTTTTGTAAATCTACTAACTTGGGGTTTTTAAAGGCAAACTCTCTCTTCCCACTTTCCTATACCTTTTAAACAGGATTGAGTATCAGAGGCCCTATCGGGTATTTGCGATCGCATCTAGAGCCAAATTCAGTTTCAGCACGTTAACCCCCGGTTCGCCGAAGATGCCGAGAAAGCGATCATCGGTGTTTTTGGTAACGAGGATCTCCACTTGATTCGTCGGTAATCCCCGCACCCGCGCCACCCGCTCGATCTGCGCTCTGGCGGCCTCTGGGGTGATATGGGGATCGAGACTCGATCCAGAGGTGTACACCAGATCCGCGGTGGGTTTAATTGCCGCTTTCTCTAATCGGGGAATCTCCCCCTCTACAGCTTTCGCTGGATCGGGATTGGGTTTTCCTTTAATGCGATCGATCAATGCGGGGTTACTGGGAGCTAGGTTACTCGCACCCGAAATTCCGGTTTGCAGGACTTTGTTAGGATCGTTTTTCGGATCGGCCGTACTGTAGGCGGTGGTACTCGGACGACTATTGAAATAGCGATCGCTGGTGAAAGGTTGCCCAATTAGAGCCGAACCCACCACTTGACCTTGATTATTAGTGATCAAACTCCCGTTCGCTTGCCAGGGAAAAAGAATTTGACCGACGGCGATCATCGAGAAAGGATAGATCAGCGCGGTAATTACCCAGAGAACTAGGGTAGAACGGATGGCTCTACCGGCATCGCGTGCAAAACTCATAATTAGGGTTTACTGAAAAAGTTTGTTGGTGGAGTTAGGAGTCAGGAGCCAGTAGTCAGGAGTCAGGAGAATTAGGAATAAACCACAATCAATGAAAGAGTCTATTTAGAGATTTTCTGGCTCTTCTAGGTTCTGTGTGATAAGTTTAACTTACAATATGATCGATCGATCTTTGTGTCCTTTGTGTCTTTGTGGTTCGTTCCACCCCCTCGCTAGGGGCAATGTATCTTAGAATACATTTTACCCACCAAATCCAAGAGAGCCATTTTCTGCTTTTTCCCATTTTTGAACTCTCAAAAATTAATTGTGCCAGAAATCTCTTAAAACCTCTCCGGGACAAAGATGACAAGGAATAGGTAGATAAATAAAGCAAAGGCGACTAATCCTAAAAGGGTTAATGCGGAGGCTTGCCCCCTATTTATAGCACTTCCCGTAGAAGCTTGAACGATGGAGGAGAAAAGAATTGTTAGACAGAAATTTAAGAAAATATACCAGAAAAATCGGTATTTTCTAGGGGATGCTTTCATAAGAATTAGAGTTTTTTGGAGATTTGTTTTTGCCAGTCAATCAAGAAAATAGCTGTAGTTGTCAAAAATTATCAGACACCCCCCTTATCAAGGGGGGATTAAGGGGGGATCAAAGACAAAATCTATTTTCAATTTAATTATAACCACTTACTTAGCTGTAGTTGTCGATAGGTTATCTTGTTTCCCTTTTTCAATTCATAGTTAAGAATACATTGGCCCACATATCTAGCCAAATTAACAGGGACAGCATTGCCAATCATTTGTTCTAGATTAGATTTTGTTCCTGTAAAAATAAAGTCTTTAGGAAAAGTTTGAATATAGCTTCGCTCCCTCGTTGTTAGCGGTCTTAATTTTTCCTTGAGATGACAAGCATCACCGGGATGTTGTCGATAGGTTTTGGGAACTGGTCGATTTACTCCTCGAATAGTAGGGCTAGGTTCATAAATACTGAATATCGCCCTTCTTTGATAGCTTCTAGGATGTCTATAATAGTATTCTATATCTAATTCTTTGCCCATATAGTCAAATACAGTCAGAGGTTGACTTGATAAATTGTTATTGATTTCATCGATTAAAAAATCATCTTCTTCGTTCATTTTACCGATCAAAAAATATCTTTTTCTAGTTTGAGTAACTCCGCAGTAACAAGAATTAATAACTTTTCCAGTTAAACCATAACCATGTCTTTTAAAAACTTGTTTTGCCTGAGTGAGTATTTTACTTTTCTCAATTCTGTCCACATTTTCCATAACAAACCATTGGGGACTTACTCCAGTTACAATTTCAGCGAATGTGAGCGTTAGATTCGCTCGTCCTAAACCCTCGTCTCTCTTACCCGCACTGGAAAAGTCTTGACAAGGAGGGCTGCCGACAATAATCTCAGGATTATATTGAGCCAATATTTCTTGATTAGATTCTCTAGATAAATCGACATTAAATATCGGATGACTAAAGTTATTTCTATAGACATCTATAGCAGGTATCCAATTATCAAATGCGGCCACAATAGTAAACCCTGCTTTCTGAAAACCTAAAGATAAACCACCACAACCAGCGAATAAATCGATTGTGATCATTTTGCTCCCTCCCCTAAATTGACTCTCGAAAGCATAAAATAAATTATCGGAATTGGGAGCTAGACCGTATAACTCTTTTGTACTTAACTCAGCAGGTTGAACTTTTAAATTTTCATCGAGTTTCAGATATATATTTTTCATTCCTTTCCCATCCAAGTAAGCGCACAAAGAAGCTGGAAATGAGGAGTTAAATTGATTTTTAACCCATGTTTCTTTTTGGGTAAAATCCCGATTCGAGTGCTTCAATCCGAATAAACTAGGCTTAAATATTGCCGATTTTCCCATTACCTCAACCCGATCGCTGAAATTATCTCATCAATAATCTT
This portion of the Microcystis aeruginosa NIES-2549 genome encodes:
- a CDS encoding DNA gyrase/topoisomerase IV subunit A is translated as MAKQLDFLASGQIIPTALHQEMERSYLEYAMSVIVGRALPDVRDGLKPVHRRILYAMHELGLTPDRPFRKCARVVGDVLGKYHPHGDQSVYEALVRMVQDFSSRYPLLSGHGNFGSIDNDPPAAMRYTETRLAGIGDQAVLGGISEAIVNFNSNFDNSQQEPVVLPAQLPILILNGCSGIAVGMATNIPPHNLGEVVEGLIALIDNPDLSEEKLVEIIPGPDFPTGGEILDDTGIREAYRTGRGIIPVRGVAKTETIIIEGKRRRERTAIVVTELPFQVNKAAWIEKIAELVNLGKLEGIADIRDESNREGIRVVIELKRESQPQQVLAALYQQTALQTNFGAIILALVDNQPRQLSLKQVLQEFLRFRETTLTRQYGDELQQASDRLHLVEGLLLALQNIDRVVDILKNAPDGTTAKYRFQAELGISDPQADSILAMPLRRLTGLERQKLETEATELQTKIQQLETLLHNRQEFLKSLKKELRSLKKKFADSRRTKIRTGKSGDRRQETGDGKQQAAGKKQETVPMKKFSPPQMKEVSFPTPHTPHPTPSLKAEVKKQENKVKKKPESENAPSLSLFTPQEPPENAILLLDAEDKISWTTPEERAPDQGLIIYQQAIEKRENFLVILDNAKAYPIATREVPPQANQPVLISSLLTKTAQKESEAVLNQFFLTEPQKTQELLLLSQQGRIKRLPIDELEGVGSRGLSLMKLKEDDRLYGAIFTHEGLDLAIATSSGRVLRYPVREELLPMMSKSAQGLAILRLRYGEHLAGCVSLPHRENLLLISGLGYAKRLAIENLRLSQLGDLGSPALQFVNKQDSLAAMVAARPGSIVLLSTNQNRKLPLEVETVTVTGKDGTGSQLVKLNPTEKIIKAQLLQDTSNRGFC
- a CDS encoding YdcF family protein; the protein is MAKKPKNVARKHRHWQRWLKLTLVAVFGFIILNLATNLAICWSINQQKPVEAILVLGGSIRREIYVANLAQQYPDIPILISQGSEDPCILLLFERAKAPKTNVWLEKCADSTFGNFFFAVPILKQWGVHKVKVVTSPTHLPRAKWLAEIHLQSHGIAVEIDAVREIGIPGNNESKLKTGLDVTRSIIWAFVGQLISPPCWQVIPLNSVDLEAWRDEGFKCEYQGKIR
- the kdpC gene encoding K(+)-transporting ATPase subunit C codes for the protein MSFARDAGRAIRSTLVLWVITALIYPFSMIAVGQILFPWQANGSLITNNQGQVVGSALIGQPFTSDRYFNSRPSTTAYSTADPKNDPNKVLQTGISGASNLAPSNPALIDRIKGKPNPDPAKAVEGEIPRLEKAAIKPTADLVYTSGSSLDPHITPEAARAQIERVARVRGLPTNQVEILVTKNTDDRFLGIFGEPGVNVLKLNLALDAIANTR
- a CDS encoding potassium-transporting ATPase subunit F produces the protein MKASPRKYRFFWYIFLNFCLTILFSSIVQASTGSAINRGQASALTLLGLVAFALFIYLFLVIFVPERF
- a CDS encoding DNA cytosine methyltransferase, giving the protein MGKSAIFKPSLFGLKHSNRDFTQKETWVKNQFNSSFPASLCAYLDGKGMKNIYLKLDENLKVQPAELSTKELYGLAPNSDNLFYAFESQFRGGSKMITIDLFAGCGGLSLGFQKAGFTIVAAFDNWIPAIDVYRNNFSHPIFNVDLSRESNQEILAQYNPEIIVGSPPCQDFSSAGKRDEGLGRANLTLTFAEIVTGVSPQWFVMENVDRIEKSKILTQAKQVFKRHGYGLTGKVINSCYCGVTQTRKRYFLIGKMNEEDDFLIDEINNNLSSQPLTVFDYMGKELDIEYYYRHPRSYQRRAIFSIYEPSPTIRGVNRPVPKTYRQHPGDACHLKEKLRPLTTRERSYIQTFPKDFIFTGTKSNLEQMIGNAVPVNLARYVGQCILNYELKKGNKITYRQLQLSKWL